The following is a genomic window from Archangium lipolyticum.
TGGCTCCGAAATGGTGCGCGAGCAGGCCCCAACACAGGCCCCGGTCGCTCACGAGGCAGCGGTCGAGCCCGAGTGCCCGAAGACCATCGAGCAGGATGAGGGCACCGGCGGGAATCACGTCCTCGCGCTTGGGCTGGAGGCCGGGCAGCTTCTGGCGCTCGGCGAGCGACAACCCGCACAACTTGTCCGCCAACGCCTCCAATTGGACGAGCAGGAGGGTGCCGCCGTGCACGCGCTCGGAGTCGTACGGGTCGATGGAGTGCTGCACGGCGAAGAGCGTCGTCACCGTGCCGGACATGCCCACGAGCCGGGCGCCCGGCGGGCAGGGAGGCAGGGCGGAGAACGTCTCGCGCAGGTGGGCCTCCACGCGGGCCCGGTCCTCGGCGGTCAGCGGATCCGACGTCACGTAGCGCTCGGTCATGCGCACCGAGCCCACATCGAAGCTGTGGCAGAAGGACACGCGGCCCTGGGTGTCGCCATAGATGAACTCGGTGGAGCCGCCACCGGTATCCATCACCACGAGGGGCCCCGAGGCGTCACGCCCGAAGTCCGCGTAGGCCGAGGTGAAGCACAGCTGCGCCTCCCATTCGCCGGAGATGATGTCCACGGTGACGCCAGCGCGCTGTCTGGCGGCGGAGAGGAACCCGGCACCGTTCTCCGCGTCGCGCGCGGCGCTGGTGGCGGACACGGCGATGGCCTCCGCGCCGAGGCTCCGGGCCTCGGAGGCGAAATCGGAGAGCACCTGGAGGGTGTCCTCCATGCCCTCGGGCGAGAGGCGGCGGCTCTTGTCCACGCCCCGGCCCAGGCGGGTGATTTCAGCGCGCTCTCGAACGGCCTGGAAGCGGCCATCGGGCTGTCGGTCGGCGACGAGCAGGAGGACCGCGTTGGTCCCCACGTCGATGGTGGCGTACCGAGGCATTCGCCGGAGCTTATCCGACATCTTGCAGGTCTCACCGGGGTGACTCGGATGCGTCCTTGACCCCCTGGCGTGGCGGGAGGAAAGAGAGGCACAGGTACACCATGAGCCTGAGTCCCGAAGTGGTGGAGGTGCTCGTCGAGCACCACCGGAAGTTCCTGGACTTCCTCGTCCCCCGTGTCGGTACGCCCGAGGCGGCCGAGGAGCTCCTCCAGGCCGCCTTCGTCAAGGGCATGGAGAGCGGCAGCTCCCCGCGGGAGGAGGATCGCGCGGTGGCCTGGTTCTACCGGCTGCTGCGCAACGCGCTGGTGGACGCCCACCGCCGCAAGCAACGGGAGCTCCGGGCACTGGAGGCCCAGGCCGCGGAGTCCCCCCTCTCCACCGAGGAGGTGGAAGACCTCGAGCAAACGGTCTGCGGCTGCGTCACGGAGCTGGCCGACACGCTCAAGCCCGAGTACGCCGCCATCCTCCAGCGCGTGGACCTGGCGGGCGTCTCCCTCTCCACCTTCGCCGCGGAAGCGGGCATCACCCCCAACAACGCGGCGGTGCGGCTGCACCGGGCCCGCCAGGCACTGGGCCGACGCCTCGTGGACCTCTGTGGGACGTGTTGTACGCACGGGTGCGTGGACTGCACCTGCACCCCCCGGTAAGCACAGCCCGTCTGGAAGCACTGAGGAAGCGTGAGGCAGCTTCCAGCGTGTCATTTGTGAAGGGGGCACACCGGCCGCTGTAATCCACGCGGAAACCGGGCGTCAGCACGGGTGAGGGACAGGAGCCCCGGTGCCCATGAGGGCCGGGCCCCCTCCCCTGCACCCGGTTTTCAGGAGGGCTGGCATGTCAGGCCACCACCAACACTCCCACTCCACCCCGTCTCCCGGACGGGCCTTCGCCGTCGGCGTGGCGCTCAACGTGGGCTTCGTCGCCGTCGAGGCCACCTTCGGCATCCTCTCCAACTCCCTCGCGCTGCTCGCCGACGCCGGGCACAACCTGAGCGACGTCCTCGGCCTCTTGCTGGCCTGGGGGGCAACCCTCCTGGCCCAGCAGCGCCCGACCCCACGGCGCACCTACGGGCTGCGCGGTTCATCCATCCTGGCGGCCCTCTTCAACGCCCTCTTCCTGCTCGTCGCGGTGGGCGGCATCGCCTGGGAAGCCATCCAGCGCCTGGGGAAGCCCGCTCCCGTCGCCAGCACCACCGTCATGCTCGTGGCCGGCGTGGGCATCGTCATCAACACCGCCACGGCGTTGCTCTTCTGGAAGGGCCGCGAGCGCGACGCCAACATCCGCGGCGCATTCCTCCACATGGCCGCCGACGCCGGCGTCTCGCTGGGCGTCGTCCTGGCGGGTGCCCTCATCCACTTCACCGGTTGGGCGTGGATGGACCCGGTGGTGACGCTCGCCATCGCCGCCCTCATCGTCCTCGGCACCTGGGGGCTGCTGAAGGAGGCGGTGGACCTGGCGCTCCACGCTGTCCCCCGGGGCATCAACCTGGCGGCCGTGGAGGCGCGGCTCGCCCAGGCCCCCGGAGTCACCCGGGTGCATGACCTGCACGTCTGGGGAATGAGCACCACCGAGACGGCCCTCACGGCCCACCTCGTCATGCCCCGGGCTCCTGACGGCGACGGCTTCCTCGCGGGTCTGAAGCAGCAGCTCCATGACGAGTTCGGCATCGAGCACGTCACCCTCCAAATCGAGCAGGGCGCACTCACCCACTGCTGCTCTCTCCAGGAGCCCACGCAGAGCCGGCCCACCGCCCACGCCGGGTGCGGAGGCCACCATGTAGTCGATGGCGCGCGGTAGCGAGCTGGCGTGCTGCCTTTTCGGAGGCAGCGCGCAACTCGCCGGGCCCTCTCACCGAAAATCGAGGCAGGTTTTCGATCCCCCCCTTCAGAGGCCCTCCATGAACGTCCAGCGTCCGCCCTCACCTGCTACTGCCCGGCTCACCGCCACCCGCACGGCCAGTGCTGCCGCGTTGCCCGTGCCCCCTCCCGGGCTGCGCGAGGGTGACAAGGGCCCGAAGGTGCAGCAGCTCCAGAATGCGCTGGTGAAGCTCGGCTACATGACGAAGGCGCAGGTGACCACCGGCCCCGGCATCTTCGGTCCCAAGACGGAAGCCGCGGTGAAGAAGTTCCAGGCGGACAAGAAGCTGCCCACCACCGGCTACTACGGCGAGCTGACGCACGCGGCCCTCAAGAAAGCCCTGGGCGGCTCGTCCAAGCCCCCGGTGGAGGGCCCCTCCAAGCCGGGCTCGAAGCCGGGCACCTTCACCAAGCCGCCCGTCATCAGCGCCCCCTCCCCCAACTACAACGAGCGCGGCGGCAAGGACATCGACACCATCGTCCTGCACCACACGGCCTCCAACGATGGCAAGGGCGACCTGGCCTGGATGCGCAACCCGAAGAGCCAGGTGTCCGCGCACTACATGGTGGACCGCGACGGCAAAATCTACCAGCTCGTCGGTGACAGCAAGCGCGCCTGGCACGCGGGCCAGGGCGCGCTGCATGGCGTGCCCACCGACGTCAACGGGCGCTCCATCGGCATTGAGATCGTCAACGACGGCAGCGGCAAGACGCCCTTCACCGACGCTCAGTACAAGGCCCTCACCCAGCTCACCGGCTACCTCAAGCAGGAGTACAAGGTGCCGATGAACAACATCGTCGGGCACAAGGACGTCGCCGTCCCCAAGGGCCGCAAGAACGACCCGGCCGCCAACTTCGATTGGAACCGGCTGCGCAAGGGCATCTCCTGAGGTCGTAGGAGAGGCTTCAATCACCTCGGGGCCTCTCTCATCCCCGGTGTGGACCGGCACTCGCCACCCCCCTCAGGATGGCAGAGGCCCGTCGGCGTGCTTCTCGCCGAGGCCGGGCGTGAGGCGCACCCACGGGCTGCGGCAGGGCCCTTCCTCACAGGTGCCTTTCACCCTCCTCCTCGCCGGCCACTTCCACCTGGATGGTGAGACGGATGTGAATGACTCCGGGGGTGACGCTTGGATCGGCTTGCTCCGGAATCGGTGATCGCGATGGTCCGGCGCACGCATTGGAGCTCTCGCAGGGTCATGCCGGATCCAAGGCCCAGGTACCTTCCTCCCACCGCTTCAATGCCTGCTGCGCCTCGAAGGGGACCAACCCCTTGCCTTTCGCGGCATCTTCCAGCACCGCCTTGGCCTCCTCCGTGCGGTGGCGGAGCAGGAACGCCGCCGCTGCAACGCGGACATCCATGCGGGGATGTTTGAAAAGAGCGGCAAGCGCATCGCGTCCTGTATCTCCAAGGGCGCGGAGTTCGTCGAAAACCGCGAGGTACTCATCGACATGCCTGTTCGCGGCTTTAGCGTCTCCTTGCCAGCCAGCCTCTGTCTCTGCTTGCACATGCTGGGCGAACTGCTCAACCAATTCTTCGATCTTCATCACCAGACTCCGTTCTTGATGTTCTCGATGGCCTGCAACCCGAATGCGCGCTGGGCCTCGTAAGACTGCGTGCTCAGCCATTGTC
Proteins encoded in this region:
- a CDS encoding Ppx/GppA phosphatase family protein; amino-acid sequence: MPRYATIDVGTNAVLLLVADRQPDGRFQAVRERAEITRLGRGVDKSRRLSPEGMEDTLQVLSDFASEARSLGAEAIAVSATSAARDAENGAGFLSAARQRAGVTVDIISGEWEAQLCFTSAYADFGRDASGPLVVMDTGGGSTEFIYGDTQGRVSFCHSFDVGSVRMTERYVTSDPLTAEDRARVEAHLRETFSALPPCPPGARLVGMSGTVTTLFAVQHSIDPYDSERVHGGTLLLVQLEALADKLCGLSLAERQKLPGLQPKREDVIPAGALILLDGLRALGLDRCLVSDRGLCWGLLAHHFGATHS
- a CDS encoding RNA polymerase sigma factor, yielding MSLSPEVVEVLVEHHRKFLDFLVPRVGTPEAAEELLQAAFVKGMESGSSPREEDRAVAWFYRLLRNALVDAHRRKQRELRALEAQAAESPLSTEEVEDLEQTVCGCVTELADTLKPEYAAILQRVDLAGVSLSTFAAEAGITPNNAAVRLHRARQALGRRLVDLCGTCCTHGCVDCTCTPR
- a CDS encoding cation diffusion facilitator family transporter, whose translation is MSGHHQHSHSTPSPGRAFAVGVALNVGFVAVEATFGILSNSLALLADAGHNLSDVLGLLLAWGATLLAQQRPTPRRTYGLRGSSILAALFNALFLLVAVGGIAWEAIQRLGKPAPVASTTVMLVAGVGIVINTATALLFWKGRERDANIRGAFLHMAADAGVSLGVVLAGALIHFTGWAWMDPVVTLAIAALIVLGTWGLLKEAVDLALHAVPRGINLAAVEARLAQAPGVTRVHDLHVWGMSTTETALTAHLVMPRAPDGDGFLAGLKQQLHDEFGIEHVTLQIEQGALTHCCSLQEPTQSRPTAHAGCGGHHVVDGAR
- a CDS encoding peptidoglycan recognition protein family protein; the protein is MNVQRPPSPATARLTATRTASAAALPVPPPGLREGDKGPKVQQLQNALVKLGYMTKAQVTTGPGIFGPKTEAAVKKFQADKKLPTTGYYGELTHAALKKALGGSSKPPVEGPSKPGSKPGTFTKPPVISAPSPNYNERGGKDIDTIVLHHTASNDGKGDLAWMRNPKSQVSAHYMVDRDGKIYQLVGDSKRAWHAGQGALHGVPTDVNGRSIGIEIVNDGSGKTPFTDAQYKALTQLTGYLKQEYKVPMNNIVGHKDVAVPKGRKNDPAANFDWNRLRKGIS
- a CDS encoding DUF2019 domain-containing protein, which gives rise to MKIEELVEQFAQHVQAETEAGWQGDAKAANRHVDEYLAVFDELRALGDTGRDALAALFKHPRMDVRVAAAAFLLRHRTEEAKAVLEDAAKGKGLVPFEAQQALKRWEEGTWALDPA